DNA from Polaribacter sp. NJDZ03:
TTGTTTTTTAAATTTTCCATTTTTAAACGTTTATAGTATGACTATTTTTTTAACCAAAAAACCACCTGAATTTCAGATGGTTTTTAACTTTTTTTCAATAAAGATTATTTATTTGCATCTTGCTCTAATAAATCAAAGAATTGATTTAATTTAGGCATAATAATAATTTTTGTTCTTCTGTTTATAGCTTTATTCTCAGCAGTATTATTATCTACTAAAGGAACATATTGGCTTCTACCAGCTGCAATTAATCTTCCTGGTTTTACTCCAAATTTATATTGTAAAATTCTTGTTATAGAGGTTGCTCTTAAAGCAGATAAATCCCAGTTGTCTTGAATAACAGCTCTTTTTATTGGTGTAGAATCTGTATGACCTTCAATCATAACTTCCATTTCTGGTTGGTCTTTAATTACTTTAGATATTTTTTCTAAAACAGAGTATGCTTTGTCTGTTACATTATAACTACCGCTTTTAAATAATAACTTGTCTGAAATAGAGATAAATACTACTGTTTTTTCTACATTAACCTGTATGTCTTCATCTTGTATACCATCAGATAAGTTTTTAGTTAAATGATATTTAATAGCAAGGTTTAATGAATCTTTTTGAGTCATTGCTGCTCTAATACCATTTATAAACTTGTCTTTTTCACTTAATTGAGTAATAACATTTTTAATATTGTCAGAAGAAGATTGTGTTAAAACAGTTAAATTTTCAACTTGTTTTAAAGCACCTTTTTTGTCTTCTTTTAAAGAGTTAATTTGTTCTGTAAGTGTAGCAGCATCTTTTTCACTTTCAATTAAACATTTTTGTAAAGTTGCTTTTACATTTACTAATTCTGTTGTAGTTTGATCATATTCATCTTGTAAAGTAACAAACTTTTTTTTAGAAACACAAGAACTAACTATAACTGCAGTCAATAATAAGATTGATATTTTTTTCATTGGAAACGATATTTAATTAAGTTAACAAATTTAGCAAATAGTTAGTACAAAAAGTACTATAAATGATATTTTATGAAAACTTTATGTTCTATTTTTGTAAAAGATTTTACAATTTATGATTCTTAAAAATAAACTGATACTCATTACAGTTTTACTAGCTTTTTTTTCTTGTTCTAACGCAGAAATAATAAAAGACTTTACCTTAAAAGGACGCGTTTTTGGCACTACTTATAAGATTGTTTATTTAGATGCTTCTAAAAATTACCAAACATCTTTAGATAGTCTGTTTTTTTTAATGAACAAATCGTTATCAACTTATATACCTAGTTCAGATATTTCTAGAATTAACAAAGGAGATTCTACGGTTATTGTTGATGATTTATTTTTAGAGGTTTTTACAAAATCGAAAAGAATTTATACAGAAACCAATGGTTTTTTTGATCCAACTGTAGGAAACCTAGTAAATGCTTGGGGTTTTGGGCCTAAGAAGGAGAGGTTGAATTTAAGTGAAGATCAAGTAGCACAGCAAATGCAGTATGTTGGTTTAGATAAAGTAACTATTGTTAATGGTAAAATTAAAAAGCAAGATGCTCAAATTTATTTAGATTTTAACTCTATTGCCAAAGGGTTTGGAATTGATGTAGTAGCTCGTTTTTTAAATAGTAAAAACATATCGAATTATTTAATTGAAATTGGCGGAGAAATTCGTGCAAAAGGTGTAAAAAAAGAAAATCATCCCTGGGTTATTAAGCTCGTAAATCCTATAAAAAAGGATAGCATAAAAGGATATCGAAAAATAAATTTATCTAATAAATCGATGGCTACTTCTGGTAACTATAGAAAATTTAGAGTTACAAAAGACGGGCAGAAATATGTACATACAGTAAATCCTAAAACAGGGTATGCTATAGAAAGTAATTTGTTAAGTGCTTCTGTAATTGCCGATTTAGATTGTGCAGATACCGATGCATATGCAACCGCTTTTATGGCTATGGGCCTAGAGAATGCCAAAGAATTTTTAGAAATTCATAAAAATATTGGTGCTATTTTATTATTCATTAATAAAAATGGAGATTTAGAAGAATATAGAACAAGTGGCTATAACTAGTTTTTATATTTGTTATAGTGTGTTTTATAAAAGAACTAACTTTTATAACATACAGGAAGAATTTCATGCTGCATTAAACAAAATCGTTCTAGTTTTTCTGGAGCGATTTTTTTTGTATAATCTATTTCATCAACCTTAAAACCTATAGAACGTAGTTTGTTAAAATAATCTCTACCATAGACTCTTACATGATCATATTGACCAAATATCTTAGCGCGTTCTTTTTGATCTGTGATAGAATCGTCTTCAAAAGTATGTTCTCTAGACAATTCTTGCGGAATCTGAAAAATACCAAACCCTCCTTTTTTCATCACTCTAAACAATTCTTGCATTGCCTTTGTATCGTCTGTAATGTGTTCTAAAACATGGTTGCAGAAAACAACATCAAAAGAGTTATCATCAAAAGGTAAATCGCAAATATCTGCTTTTACATCTGCTATTGGAGATTCTAAATCTGACGTGGTATATTCTAAGTTTTTTTGTTTTCTAAAAACATCTAAAAAACATTGTTCTGGAGCAATATGTAAAGTCTTTAGTTTTTCTTTTGATGTAAAAAAGTCCGTTTCATCTCTTAAAAACAACCACATTAAGCGATGTCTTTCTAAAGATAGGGTAGAAGGTGAAAGTGCGTTTTCTCGTTGCTTACCGTATCCGTAAGGTAAAAACTTTCTAAAACTCTTGCCATCTATTGGGTCTGTATATGTATCGCCTTTTAAAGAAAAAGCAATAATTGGTCGTACTAGATAACTAGCTTTTATTAACCAAGGTCTTGGGATGGTGTTTAGAATGGATTTAAAAATAGACACGAATTACACGGATTACACAAAATGAGAGTTACAAAATTACTCTTTTGTAGGTTAAACTATCTTCACCAAAATTAACTAATAAGCCTAGTTTTATCTTTGATGCAGCTAAATAATTTAGAGTTTGTTTTATATGGCTATTTGTTAAAGATTCAATAGCTTTAATTTCGAGTATTATTTTATTATCGATGACAAAATCAGCAAAATAATAATGAGACAATTTTTCTCCTTTATATAATATTTGAAATTTTACTTCTCTTTGATATAAAATTCCTCGTCTTTTAAATTCTATTTCTAAAGCATCACCATAAATAATTTCACTAAAACCTTTTCCTAACTCTTTATGAACTTCCATGCAGGAACCAATAATGTTATATGATTCCTGTTTATGTATAAGTTCTGATTTCAATTGTTTTTGGTGAAAATAAAGTTTATTTTTTAGTGACAATTAGTGAAATTAGTGTCTTTTTTATTGTCTAAATTCGTCTTCCTCATCGGTAACAATACCTAATGCGTCGTGTACATATTTAAATGTAGAAAGTAATTCTGGTTTACCGTTAACAATAGCAATATCATGTTCAAAATGAGCAGAAGGCTTGTTGTCTAAAGTGGTAATTGTCCAACCATCAGAATGTTGTTTAATTTTATGAGTCCCTAAGTTTGTCATTGGTTCTATGGCAACAACCATACCTTCTACAAACTTTTTACCACGTCCTCTTTTTCCGTAGTTAGGCATTTCTGGATCTTCGTGCATTTCCCTACCTAAACCATGCCCTACCAATTCTCTTACAACACCATAGCCATGGTCTTCAGAAAATTTTTGAATAGCATAACCAACATCACCAACTCTATTACCAGCTTTAAATTCTCGAATACCAACATATAAACTAGCTCTAGTTACATCTAGTAATTTTCTAGTTGCTGGTTCAATCTCTCCAACGGCAAAAGTATAAGCATGATCTCCGTGAAAACCATTTTTATATGCGCCACAATCTATAGAAATAATATCACCCTCTACTAATGGGTTTTTATTAGGAATACCGTGTACTACCTGAGAATTAGGACTCATACAAAGTGAGTTTGGAAAATCATATAACCCTAAGAAACCAGGTACAGCACCTTCCGACCTAATAAAATCTTCGGCAAGTTTGTCTAAATACAAAGTAGAAACTCCTGGTTTTACTTCTTTAGCAAGCATACCTAACGTTTTAGAAACGATTAGTGCGCTTTCTCTCATCAATTCTATCTCTTCTCTTGTTTTTATCTTAATCATGTTAAAAAAATTGAATGGCAAAGTTACTATAATTTGGG
Protein-coding regions in this window:
- a CDS encoding OmpA family protein, giving the protein MKKISILLLTAVIVSSCVSKKKFVTLQDEYDQTTTELVNVKATLQKCLIESEKDAATLTEQINSLKEDKKGALKQVENLTVLTQSSSDNIKNVITQLSEKDKFINGIRAAMTQKDSLNLAIKYHLTKNLSDGIQDEDIQVNVEKTVVFISISDKLLFKSGSYNVTDKAYSVLEKISKVIKDQPEMEVMIEGHTDSTPIKRAVIQDNWDLSALRATSITRILQYKFGVKPGRLIAAGRSQYVPLVDNNTAENKAINRRTKIIIMPKLNQFFDLLEQDANK
- a CDS encoding FAD:protein FMN transferase — protein: MILKNKLILITVLLAFFSCSNAEIIKDFTLKGRVFGTTYKIVYLDASKNYQTSLDSLFFLMNKSLSTYIPSSDISRINKGDSTVIVDDLFLEVFTKSKRIYTETNGFFDPTVGNLVNAWGFGPKKERLNLSEDQVAQQMQYVGLDKVTIVNGKIKKQDAQIYLDFNSIAKGFGIDVVARFLNSKNISNYLIEIGGEIRAKGVKKENHPWVIKLVNPIKKDSIKGYRKINLSNKSMATSGNYRKFRVTKDGQKYVHTVNPKTGYAIESNLLSASVIADLDCADTDAYATAFMAMGLENAKEFLEIHKNIGAILLFINKNGDLEEYRTSGYN
- a CDS encoding class I SAM-dependent methyltransferase, whose protein sequence is MSIFKSILNTIPRPWLIKASYLVRPIIAFSLKGDTYTDPIDGKSFRKFLPYGYGKQRENALSPSTLSLERHRLMWLFLRDETDFFTSKEKLKTLHIAPEQCFLDVFRKQKNLEYTTSDLESPIADVKADICDLPFDDNSFDVVFCNHVLEHITDDTKAMQELFRVMKKGGFGIFQIPQELSREHTFEDDSITDQKERAKIFGQYDHVRVYGRDYFNKLRSIGFKVDEIDYTKKIAPEKLERFCLMQHEILPVCYKS
- a CDS encoding GxxExxY protein — its product is MKSELIHKQESYNIIGSCMEVHKELGKGFSEIIYGDALEIEFKRRGILYQREVKFQILYKGEKLSHYYFADFVIDNKIILEIKAIESLTNSHIKQTLNYLAASKIKLGLLVNFGEDSLTYKRVIL
- the map gene encoding type I methionyl aminopeptidase, which encodes MIKIKTREEIELMRESALIVSKTLGMLAKEVKPGVSTLYLDKLAEDFIRSEGAVPGFLGLYDFPNSLCMSPNSQVVHGIPNKNPLVEGDIISIDCGAYKNGFHGDHAYTFAVGEIEPATRKLLDVTRASLYVGIREFKAGNRVGDVGYAIQKFSEDHGYGVVRELVGHGLGREMHEDPEMPNYGKRGRGKKFVEGMVVAIEPMTNLGTHKIKQHSDGWTITTLDNKPSAHFEHDIAIVNGKPELLSTFKYVHDALGIVTDEEDEFRQ